In Sporichthya brevicatena, the following proteins share a genomic window:
- a CDS encoding PEP-utilizing enzyme — protein MPDASSRWSASRFVGGSEGRVDTLDNADCKPDVCWTTGNVADAFPGVFTAFTFSFVHEPMEIAMRRMFHTLGVFTADELSVSPRLEDQFWNAFAGRAAANIDQFRRVAGLLPGTSATAIEQQLFGYVRPETVDDNSLRRYPAILAKAPRAVTTLPKRHDAMFADLRAWRLASLARVPNLDEAGCLELIGDAKHRFGRFMLEHLIVAFVSSGLADRLTELTTKAGLPGLEARLLSGVGSDENEVANDLWELAHERLSLAEFLDRHGYHGPNEGQISGVSWREDPSPVLKRLADYRNIAADDPRAPRNRSAAQARLRAEAAAELGSTSRIVGAQVRLLVKLTARFLALREQGKAGYLLTFDVTKAACRRLGALLTERGVLADPEDVFHLTHGELVDGLRDLPGGLSVTDLVATRRALHEEREHLRLPQAWQGVPVLTKVEEPSTEGSAVGAVVKGLAASSGVAEGRARVVRDPATAEFDDGDILVCENTDPGWISLFLVAAAVVTDQGGMLSHGPIVARELGLPCVCGTEDGSRRIADGQRVRVDGDAGTVTVLE, from the coding sequence GTGCCTGACGCATCATCACGCTGGTCCGCCTCCCGATTCGTCGGAGGCTCGGAAGGTCGCGTCGACACCCTCGACAACGCTGACTGCAAGCCCGACGTCTGCTGGACGACGGGCAACGTCGCCGACGCGTTCCCGGGTGTCTTCACCGCCTTCACGTTCTCCTTCGTGCACGAGCCGATGGAGATCGCGATGCGGCGGATGTTCCACACGCTCGGGGTCTTCACCGCGGACGAGCTCAGCGTCTCGCCGCGACTGGAGGACCAGTTCTGGAACGCGTTCGCCGGGCGGGCCGCCGCGAACATCGACCAGTTCCGCCGGGTCGCCGGCCTGCTGCCCGGGACGTCGGCGACGGCGATCGAGCAGCAGCTGTTCGGTTACGTCCGTCCGGAGACCGTCGACGACAACAGCCTGCGCCGGTACCCGGCGATCCTCGCGAAGGCGCCGCGCGCCGTGACCACGCTGCCGAAGCGGCACGACGCGATGTTCGCCGACCTGCGGGCCTGGCGGCTGGCGTCGCTGGCGCGCGTGCCCAACCTCGACGAAGCGGGCTGTCTGGAGCTGATCGGCGACGCCAAGCACCGCTTCGGGCGCTTCATGCTCGAGCACCTCATCGTCGCGTTCGTCAGCTCCGGCCTCGCCGACCGCCTGACCGAACTGACGACCAAGGCCGGGCTGCCCGGGCTGGAGGCGCGGCTGCTCTCCGGCGTCGGGTCGGACGAGAACGAGGTCGCGAACGACCTGTGGGAGTTGGCGCACGAGCGGCTCTCGCTCGCGGAGTTCCTCGACCGGCACGGGTATCACGGTCCCAACGAGGGGCAGATCTCCGGCGTCTCGTGGCGTGAGGACCCGTCGCCGGTGCTGAAGCGTCTCGCCGACTACCGCAACATCGCCGCCGACGACCCGCGGGCGCCGCGCAACCGCAGCGCCGCGCAGGCGCGGCTGCGGGCCGAGGCGGCGGCGGAGCTCGGCAGCACGTCGCGGATCGTCGGCGCACAGGTCCGGCTGCTGGTGAAACTGACGGCCCGTTTCCTCGCGCTGCGCGAGCAGGGCAAGGCGGGCTACCTGCTGACCTTCGACGTCACCAAGGCGGCCTGCCGTCGTCTGGGTGCGCTGCTGACCGAGCGGGGAGTCCTCGCCGACCCCGAGGACGTCTTCCACCTCACCCACGGCGAACTCGTCGACGGACTGCGCGACCTGCCCGGCGGGCTCTCGGTCACCGACCTGGTCGCGACCCGGCGCGCGCTGCACGAGGAGCGCGAGCACCTGCGGCTCCCGCAGGCCTGGCAGGGCGTCCCGGTGCTGACCAAGGTCGAGGAGCCCTCGACCGAGGGGTCCGCGGTCGGCGCGGTCGTGAAGGGTCTCGCGGCCAGCAGCGGCGTCGCGGAGGGGCGGGCCCGCGTGGTCCGCGACCCCGCGACCGCGGAGTTCGACGACGGCGACATCCTCGTCTGCGAGAACACCGACCCGGGCTGGATCTCGCTGTTTCTGGTCGCCGCGGCCGTCGTCACCGACCAGGGCGGCATGCTCAGCCACGGTCCGATCGTCGCCCGGGAGCTCGGCCTGCCCTGCGTGTGTGGGACCGAGGACGGCAGCCGCCGCATCGCCGACGGCCAACGCGTCCGCGTCGACGGGGACGCCGGCACCGTCACGGTGCTGGAGTGA
- a CDS encoding FAD-dependent oxidoreductase, whose product MTSPAAGGPLRVAVVGAGPAGIYVADSLTKKEPGTEVDVYDRLPAPFGLLRYGVAPDHLKMKNLAGTLQKVIENPTVRFFGNVELGRDLTTTELLADYHAVVYTVGASTDRPMGIPGEHLPGSIAATDFVAWYCGHPDAETQPVQLDSQHAAVIGLGNVALDVARILIRNPEELSPTDVPDTVLDALRASQIRDVHIVGRRGPEHVKFTLKELREMGELDGVDVIVDPAHFADIPDELEKNLQKMVDEMRSWSTRERTGAERRLHLHFYAPPQEVLGTDRVEGLRIKAGDGSEDLPVGLVFRSIGYLGVPVPGVPFDEANKVVPTADHRVVGGQVEIGEYAAGWVKRGATGVIGTNRSDADHTVEVILGDRDQLLAREVSPGTALELVRSRVAKLVELENWNSLDAAEKALGEKRGNAARVKVHTWAGMLEAAGHTLD is encoded by the coding sequence GTGACTTCGCCTGCTGCGGGTGGCCCGCTCCGTGTTGCTGTGGTCGGTGCCGGACCGGCCGGAATCTACGTCGCCGACTCCCTGACCAAGAAGGAACCGGGGACCGAGGTCGACGTCTACGACCGCCTCCCGGCGCCGTTCGGTCTGCTCCGTTACGGGGTCGCCCCGGACCATCTCAAGATGAAGAACCTCGCCGGCACGCTGCAGAAGGTCATCGAGAACCCGACGGTCCGATTCTTCGGCAACGTCGAGCTCGGACGCGACCTCACCACCACCGAGCTGCTCGCCGACTACCACGCGGTCGTCTACACCGTCGGCGCCTCGACGGACCGTCCGATGGGCATCCCCGGCGAGCACCTGCCCGGCAGCATCGCCGCCACCGACTTCGTCGCCTGGTACTGCGGGCACCCCGACGCCGAGACCCAGCCGGTTCAGCTCGACTCCCAGCACGCCGCCGTGATCGGCCTGGGGAACGTCGCCCTCGACGTCGCGCGGATCCTCATCCGCAACCCCGAGGAGCTCTCCCCCACCGACGTGCCCGACACCGTCCTCGACGCGCTGCGCGCCTCGCAGATCCGCGACGTGCACATCGTCGGCCGCCGCGGTCCCGAGCACGTGAAGTTCACGCTCAAGGAACTCCGCGAGATGGGCGAGCTCGACGGCGTCGACGTGATCGTCGACCCCGCGCACTTCGCGGACATCCCCGACGAGCTCGAGAAGAACCTGCAGAAGATGGTCGACGAGATGCGCTCGTGGTCGACCCGCGAGCGCACCGGCGCCGAGCGTCGTCTGCACCTGCACTTCTACGCGCCACCGCAGGAGGTGCTCGGCACCGACCGCGTCGAGGGCCTGCGCATCAAGGCCGGCGACGGCAGTGAGGACCTCCCCGTCGGGCTGGTCTTCCGCTCGATCGGCTACCTCGGCGTCCCCGTGCCGGGCGTCCCGTTCGACGAGGCGAACAAGGTCGTCCCGACCGCGGACCACCGCGTCGTCGGCGGCCAGGTCGAGATCGGCGAGTACGCCGCCGGCTGGGTCAAGCGCGGCGCCACCGGCGTCATCGGCACCAACCGCTCCGACGCCGACCACACCGTCGAGGTGATCCTCGGCGACCGCGACCAGCTGCTGGCGCGCGAGGTCAGCCCCGGCACCGCACTGGAGCTCGTCCGTTCCCGCGTCGCCAAGCTCGTCGAGCTGGAGAACTGGAACTCCCTCGACGCCGCCGAGAAGGCTCTCGGCGAGAAGCGCGGTAACGCCGCCCGGGTCAAGGTCCACACCTGGGCCGGGATGCTCGAAGCCGCGGGCCACACCCTCGACTGA
- a CDS encoding TetR/AcrR family transcriptional regulator gives MTKEASNAPVGASAGAFRQEILDVLAQLLQSSTLDDLRIAEILKAAKVSRGTFYFYYASKEDAFAALLDQVYARGVPMFEALFTDEATRRPPALREGIAAWLNFTPADAAVFRTAIEEWPRHAAIREVHLGAQRRLAAAVTTLIEDTHRDSAASLGVPAATLGSALVWTLERAWYEAGADAENPHLLPEVNAALGATIESAIYGAG, from the coding sequence GTGACCAAGGAAGCCTCGAACGCCCCGGTCGGCGCGAGCGCCGGCGCGTTCCGGCAGGAGATCCTCGACGTCCTCGCCCAGCTGCTGCAGTCCTCGACGCTCGACGACCTGCGCATCGCCGAGATCCTCAAGGCGGCCAAGGTCTCGCGCGGGACGTTCTACTTCTACTACGCGAGCAAGGAGGACGCCTTCGCCGCGCTGCTGGACCAGGTCTACGCGCGCGGGGTGCCCATGTTCGAGGCGTTGTTCACCGACGAGGCGACGCGGCGACCGCCGGCACTGCGCGAGGGCATCGCGGCGTGGCTGAACTTCACGCCGGCGGACGCGGCCGTGTTCCGGACCGCCATCGAGGAATGGCCGCGGCACGCCGCCATCCGTGAGGTTCATCTCGGTGCGCAGCGCCGGCTCGCCGCCGCCGTCACCACGCTGATCGAGGACACCCACCGGGACTCGGCGGCCTCCCTGGGCGTGCCCGCCGCCACGCTGGGCAGCGCGCTGGTCTGGACGCTGGAACGCGCCTGGTACGAGGCCGGGGCCGACGCCGAGAACCCCCATCTGCTGCCGGAGGTCAACGCCGCCCTGGGGGCGACCATCGAGAGTGCGATCTACGGGGCTGGCTAG
- a CDS encoding TetR/AcrR family transcriptional regulator: MKPVAPPPRRRPRAHTGDQAIEKAIFAATEKLLATTPLHEISVAQIIAEAELSRASFYHYFSSKHDVVTALMTTIFEDMFAETHTELEAEWTDPAAALRASLRPAMELWFEHRAVIQAVLENQHAVPDLAKVWSAVSEPFRAVLAMQVTQQRAAGRAPDGLPAEVLAAMMVSAAERIFYVGSTGTDPKLRTAAQRLDATVAICMAAIYGDPRGPVVAS, encoded by the coding sequence GTGAAGCCCGTCGCACCTCCGCCGCGTCGGCGCCCTCGCGCGCACACCGGGGACCAGGCGATCGAGAAGGCGATCTTCGCCGCCACCGAGAAGCTGCTCGCGACGACGCCGCTGCACGAGATCTCGGTCGCGCAGATCATCGCGGAGGCCGAGCTCTCGCGGGCGAGCTTCTACCACTACTTCTCGTCGAAGCACGACGTCGTCACGGCGCTGATGACGACGATCTTCGAGGACATGTTCGCCGAGACCCACACCGAGCTCGAGGCGGAGTGGACCGACCCGGCCGCCGCGCTGCGCGCCAGTCTGCGCCCGGCGATGGAGCTGTGGTTCGAGCACCGCGCGGTGATTCAGGCCGTGCTGGAGAACCAGCACGCGGTGCCCGATCTGGCGAAGGTCTGGTCCGCCGTCTCCGAACCCTTCCGCGCCGTCCTCGCCATGCAGGTCACCCAGCAGCGGGCGGCCGGCCGGGCTCCGGACGGCCTGCCCGCCGAGGTGCTGGCGGCCATGATGGTCTCCGCGGCCGAGCGCATCTTCTACGTCGGCTCGACCGGGACCGACCCCAAGCTCCGCACCGCGGCGCAACGCCTCGACGCCACCGTCGCGATCTGCATGGCCGCGATCTACGGCGACCCGCGGGGGCCGGTGGTCGCGTCGTGA
- a CDS encoding isochorismate synthase, producing the protein MTTATSLEPLVVRTVELKTSDPRATAALVDLVPPGRPLAWVHNGEGLIGWGEATRLVVSGPDRFTKAVEWWRTLHLDAVVSDAVQLPGTGPVAFGSFTFADGPTSSVLVVPQVVLGRRDGRTWLTVIGSGEPEPDRPVPAAAGPQNVEFTDGALAADEWRRAVATAVERIRAGQLSKVVLARDLIARADAPVDVRHLVRRLNQRFPACFTFSVDGLVGATPELLVRREGDRVISRVLAGTAWDADAKARLLASAKDQEEHEYAVRSAFDAIAPYCTELRVPQQPSVMELANVSHLASEVTGTLRTRASLNGTPTDALSLAGLLHPTAAVCGTPTGRAGRAIAQLEGMDRGRYAGPVGWLDARGDGEWGIALRCAEVDGARLRLFAGCGIVAGSDPESEFAEAQAKFVAVREVLEG; encoded by the coding sequence TTGACCACCGCGACCTCTCTCGAGCCGCTGGTGGTGCGCACGGTCGAGCTCAAGACCTCCGACCCGCGGGCGACCGCGGCGCTGGTGGATCTCGTCCCGCCCGGCCGCCCGCTGGCCTGGGTGCACAACGGCGAGGGCCTGATCGGCTGGGGCGAGGCGACCCGCCTGGTGGTCTCGGGCCCCGACCGCTTCACCAAGGCCGTCGAGTGGTGGCGCACCCTGCACCTGGACGCCGTCGTCTCCGACGCGGTGCAACTGCCGGGCACCGGCCCGGTCGCCTTCGGCAGCTTCACCTTCGCCGACGGGCCGACCTCGTCGGTGCTCGTCGTTCCGCAGGTCGTGCTCGGCCGCCGCGACGGCCGCACCTGGCTGACGGTCATCGGGTCCGGTGAGCCGGAGCCGGACCGGCCCGTGCCGGCCGCGGCGGGTCCCCAGAACGTGGAGTTCACCGACGGCGCGCTGGCCGCGGACGAGTGGCGCCGCGCCGTCGCGACCGCGGTCGAGCGCATTCGCGCGGGGCAGCTGTCCAAGGTCGTCCTGGCCCGCGACCTGATCGCGCGCGCCGACGCCCCGGTCGACGTCCGCCACCTGGTGCGCCGGCTGAACCAGCGCTTCCCCGCCTGCTTCACCTTCTCCGTCGACGGCCTGGTCGGCGCGACCCCCGAACTGCTGGTGCGACGCGAGGGCGACCGCGTCATCTCCCGCGTCCTGGCCGGCACCGCGTGGGACGCCGACGCCAAGGCCCGGCTGCTCGCCTCCGCGAAGGACCAGGAGGAGCACGAGTACGCGGTGCGCTCGGCCTTCGACGCGATCGCCCCGTACTGCACCGAACTGCGCGTACCGCAGCAGCCGAGCGTGATGGAACTCGCGAACGTCTCCCACCTGGCCAGCGAGGTGACCGGGACGCTGCGCACCCGCGCCAGCCTCAACGGCACCCCGACCGACGCCCTCAGCCTGGCCGGCCTGCTGCACCCCACGGCGGCGGTGTGCGGGACCCCGACCGGGCGGGCCGGTCGCGCGATCGCCCAGCTCGAGGGCATGGACCGTGGCCGCTACGCCGGGCCGGTGGGCTGGCTGGACGCCCGCGGCGACGGCGAGTGGGGCATCGCGCTGCGGTGCGCCGAGGTCGACGGCGCGCGACTGCGGCTCTTCGCCGGGTGCGGCATCGTCGCCGGCTCCGACCCCGAGTCCGAGTTCGCCGAGGCCCAGGCCAAGTTCGTCGCCGTCCGCGAGGTGCTGGAGGGGTGA
- a CDS encoding demethylmenaquinone methyltransferase has translation MSRAALDKKPAEVAAMFDGVARRYDLTNDVLSLGQDRRWRKAVTQAIDARPGDKVLDLAAGTGTSSLPFTEAGALAVPCDFSLGMLRVGKSRLPQLNFTAGDAMRLPFADGVFDAVTISFGLRNVADPAVALAEMLRVTRPGGRLVVCEFSHPTWAPFRTVYTEYLMKALPAIARRVATNPDAYVYLAESIRAWPDQRELAGVIGKAGWERVGWRNLSGGIVTLHRARRAD, from the coding sequence ATGAGCAGAGCGGCCCTGGACAAGAAGCCGGCCGAGGTCGCGGCGATGTTCGACGGCGTCGCGCGCCGGTACGACCTGACCAACGACGTCCTGTCCCTCGGCCAGGACCGGCGCTGGCGCAAGGCCGTGACGCAGGCGATCGACGCACGCCCCGGCGACAAGGTGCTCGACCTCGCGGCCGGCACCGGGACGTCCTCGCTCCCGTTCACCGAGGCCGGGGCGCTGGCCGTCCCGTGCGACTTCTCCCTCGGGATGCTCCGCGTCGGCAAGTCGCGGCTGCCGCAGCTGAACTTCACCGCCGGCGACGCGATGCGGCTGCCGTTCGCGGACGGCGTCTTCGACGCGGTGACGATCTCCTTCGGCCTGCGCAACGTCGCGGACCCGGCCGTCGCGCTCGCGGAGATGCTGCGCGTCACCCGGCCCGGCGGCCGCCTCGTGGTCTGCGAGTTCTCGCACCCGACCTGGGCCCCGTTCCGCACCGTCTACACCGAGTACCTGATGAAGGCCCTGCCGGCGATCGCCCGCCGCGTGGCGACGAACCCGGACGCGTACGTCTACCTCGCCGAGTCGATCCGGGCCTGGCCCGACCAGCGCGAGCTCGCCGGTGTGATCGGCAAGGCCGGCTGGGAACGCGTCGGGTGGCGGAACCTCTCGGGCGGCATCGTGACGCTGCACCGGGCACGTCGGGCCGACTGA
- a CDS encoding helix-turn-helix domain-containing protein, giving the protein MRFDDDQVAECLRKTALEVLPLANGISEVVLGRILEKVPALAPQHTPEEIEVLRVAVEQNVGGILAMLAFGIEADLIEPLVGTVALLRQTAAEGGDVTTVLRGYRVGHARLWQAWAEEVEARVADPVLQNRVLASSSNNMFAFIDSACERLVELSRELFGSLAGGGRPSGRDILDLLRSDEPADLVEASRGLGYEVRDHHVALAAVPLRPDADARAAVRQLAEAAPGCALLTRAIGDGSWWAWLGWPAPPGEDVLDALTRVDVAGVLVGVGEPGQGREGFRRSHEQAVEAERTSRTARSPFGGVVRHRDIEVAAVLCADPERARRFAADRLGALARRDEATSRLRATVRAYLAHGRNLARTAEALHVHHKTVSYRLARASELVGRSLVDTPYDLEAALIIDRTLSGE; this is encoded by the coding sequence ATGAGATTCGACGACGACCAGGTCGCGGAGTGCCTGCGCAAGACCGCCCTCGAGGTGCTGCCGCTGGCGAACGGCATCTCCGAGGTCGTGCTCGGCCGGATCCTGGAGAAGGTTCCGGCCCTCGCTCCGCAGCACACGCCGGAGGAGATCGAGGTCCTCCGCGTCGCTGTCGAGCAGAACGTCGGCGGCATCCTCGCGATGCTGGCGTTCGGCATCGAGGCCGACCTGATCGAGCCGCTGGTGGGCACCGTGGCGCTGCTGCGCCAGACCGCGGCCGAGGGCGGGGACGTCACCACCGTCCTGCGCGGATACCGCGTCGGGCACGCCCGGCTGTGGCAGGCGTGGGCCGAGGAGGTCGAGGCCCGGGTGGCCGACCCGGTGCTGCAGAACCGGGTCCTCGCGTCCTCGTCGAACAACATGTTCGCGTTCATCGACAGCGCCTGCGAGCGCCTCGTCGAGCTCAGCCGGGAGCTGTTCGGCTCGCTGGCCGGTGGGGGTCGCCCGTCGGGGCGGGACATCCTCGACCTGCTCCGCAGCGACGAGCCGGCCGACCTGGTCGAGGCGAGCCGCGGGCTCGGCTACGAGGTCCGCGACCACCACGTCGCGCTCGCCGCCGTCCCGCTGCGGCCGGACGCGGACGCCCGCGCCGCCGTCCGGCAGCTCGCCGAGGCCGCGCCGGGCTGCGCGCTGCTGACCCGGGCGATCGGGGACGGCTCGTGGTGGGCCTGGCTGGGGTGGCCGGCGCCGCCGGGGGAGGACGTCCTCGACGCCCTGACCCGGGTCGACGTGGCGGGCGTCCTGGTCGGGGTGGGGGAGCCGGGCCAGGGCCGCGAGGGCTTCCGCCGCTCGCACGAGCAGGCCGTCGAGGCCGAGCGGACGTCGCGGACCGCCCGGTCCCCGTTCGGCGGGGTCGTGCGGCACCGGGACATCGAGGTCGCCGCGGTGCTGTGCGCGGACCCGGAGCGGGCCCGCCGGTTCGCCGCGGACCGGCTCGGTGCGCTCGCGCGGCGCGACGAGGCGACCTCCCGGCTGCGGGCGACCGTCCGTGCCTACCTGGCGCACGGGCGCAACCTCGCCCGCACCGCGGAGGCGCTGCACGTCCACCACAAGACCGTCAGCTACCGGCTGGCCCGGGCCTCCGAGCTCGTCGGCCGCAGCCTGGTCGACACCCCGTACGACCTGGAGGCGGCGCTGATCATCGACCGCACGCTGAGCGGGGAGTAG
- a CDS encoding fatty acid desaturase: MTITANPSVRQVLAQVVRDPDYEAIAHRPTWQWPHLALTVGSWALFVGSTWAYLAGNLPLIAMILLNQLAFYACFTPLHDAVHNAASGNQRVNDWIGTISGTLLLPGVTTAEYRVLHMEHHRWVGDRERDPDHWFVHARKPLLPVVFAGPEWVWTYWWLRKLWPTHSLKENLKFVRLLVIYVGMHIGFLASPYWKEFLLCWLIPHWLGFLVLVYVFAHIQHPEESTWQVAPFQSTVELRGTKVGKVYWLGQTDHCIHHALPHVPFHKYHRVWDLSDSILRKQGIPERGLFRGPEPFAIPRRAYDTTVAARVVAARDVAPGVRTFELEGVDGDLPTFTPGAHVDLHLPSGRVRQYSLCGPVGPRYRIAVKALPDGRGGSLEVHETLTEGSVVTVSAPRNNFELVEAQRYDLVAAGIGITPMLSFAHHLHAEGKPFTLHVCASDEASVPFGAELSSLPFADAVELHVPGRQFSLERSVGRWAGVSAIYVCGPSGFMDMVGEEAARLDYPIDAVHRESFTAAVIDLTDTTPFEVVLARSGRTFTVPAERQCLDVLLEHDVDVPWSCSQGVCGSCVTPVLEGEVEHRDAVLNAEVKASNCAMTICVSRAKGDRVVLDL; encoded by the coding sequence ATGACGATCACCGCCAATCCCTCCGTCCGGCAGGTCCTCGCGCAGGTCGTGCGAGACCCCGACTACGAGGCCATCGCCCACCGGCCCACCTGGCAGTGGCCGCATCTCGCGCTGACCGTCGGGTCCTGGGCGCTGTTCGTCGGCAGCACCTGGGCGTACCTGGCCGGCAACCTGCCGCTGATCGCGATGATCCTGCTGAACCAGCTGGCGTTCTACGCCTGCTTCACCCCGCTGCACGACGCCGTCCACAACGCGGCGTCCGGCAACCAGCGGGTGAACGACTGGATCGGCACCATCTCCGGGACGCTCCTGCTCCCCGGCGTCACGACCGCCGAGTACCGCGTCCTGCACATGGAGCACCACCGGTGGGTCGGGGACCGCGAGCGCGACCCCGACCACTGGTTCGTCCATGCCCGTAAGCCGTTGCTGCCGGTCGTCTTCGCCGGCCCGGAGTGGGTGTGGACCTACTGGTGGCTGCGGAAGCTGTGGCCGACGCACAGCCTGAAGGAGAACCTGAAGTTCGTCCGACTGCTCGTCATCTACGTCGGCATGCACATCGGGTTCCTGGCGTCGCCGTACTGGAAGGAGTTCCTCCTCTGCTGGCTGATCCCGCACTGGCTGGGCTTCCTCGTGCTGGTCTACGTGTTCGCGCACATCCAGCACCCGGAGGAGTCGACCTGGCAGGTCGCGCCGTTCCAGAGCACCGTCGAGCTGCGCGGGACGAAGGTCGGCAAGGTCTACTGGCTCGGGCAGACCGACCACTGCATCCACCACGCGCTGCCCCACGTGCCGTTCCACAAGTACCACCGGGTCTGGGACCTCTCGGACTCGATCCTGCGCAAGCAGGGGATCCCCGAACGTGGTCTGTTCCGCGGCCCGGAGCCGTTCGCGATCCCGCGGCGGGCCTACGACACGACGGTCGCGGCCCGGGTGGTCGCGGCCCGGGACGTCGCCCCGGGCGTGCGGACCTTCGAGCTCGAGGGCGTCGACGGTGACCTGCCGACGTTCACGCCCGGCGCGCACGTCGACCTGCACCTCCCGTCCGGACGGGTGCGGCAGTACTCGCTGTGCGGGCCGGTCGGTCCGCGGTACCGGATCGCGGTCAAGGCCCTGCCCGACGGACGCGGCGGATCGCTCGAGGTGCACGAGACCCTGACGGAGGGTTCGGTCGTCACGGTCTCCGCGCCGCGCAACAACTTCGAACTCGTCGAGGCTCAGCGCTACGACCTGGTCGCAGCCGGCATCGGCATCACCCCGATGCTGTCGTTCGCGCACCACCTGCACGCCGAGGGGAAGCCGTTCACGTTGCACGTCTGCGCATCCGACGAGGCGTCAGTTCCGTTCGGTGCCGAGCTGTCGTCGCTGCCGTTCGCGGACGCCGTCGAGCTGCACGTCCCGGGCCGGCAGTTCAGCCTGGAGCGATCGGTCGGCCGCTGGGCGGGAGTCTCCGCGATCTACGTCTGCGGTCCGTCCGGGTTCATGGACATGGTCGGCGAGGAGGCGGCCCGGCTCGACTACCCGATCGACGCCGTCCACCGCGAGTCCTTCACGGCCGCCGTCATCGACCTGACCGACACCACGCCGTTCGAGGTCGTCCTCGCCCGCAGCGGTCGGACGTTCACGGTCCCGGCCGAGCGGCAGTGCCTGGACGTCCTCCTCGAGCACGACGTCGACGTCCCGTGGTCGTGCTCGCAAGGCGTCTGCGGCTCGTGCGTCACCCCGGTCCTCGAGGGGGAGGTCGAGCACCGCGACGCCGTCCTGAACGCCGAGGTGAAGGCCTCGAACTGCGCGATGACGATCTGCGTCTCCCGCGCCAAGGGCGACCGGGTGGTCCTCGACCTCTGA
- a CDS encoding dihydrofolate reductase family protein, whose amino-acid sequence MALVRVHNFSISLDGFGTGEDLTFEAPFGHAGHRLHEWMIATRFGAAIVGRTDGTRGVDNLFAERHSPGIGAEIMGRGKFGPQTGPWTDLGTAEEWRGWWGENPPFHTPVFVLTHHPRPPLEMEGGTTFHFVDATPAEALKLAQEAAGDLDVRIGGGASMLRDFLAADLVDWMHLVQVPILLGRGQRLWDGLEGLEDRFDIEATPSPSGVTHLVLTRR is encoded by the coding sequence ATGGCTCTGGTGCGCGTTCACAATTTCTCGATCTCCCTCGACGGCTTCGGGACCGGAGAGGACCTCACGTTCGAGGCGCCCTTCGGCCACGCGGGCCACCGCCTGCACGAATGGATGATCGCGACCCGGTTCGGAGCCGCGATCGTGGGCCGGACCGACGGGACCCGGGGCGTCGACAACCTCTTCGCCGAGCGTCACAGCCCCGGGATCGGCGCCGAGATCATGGGCCGCGGCAAGTTCGGCCCGCAGACCGGGCCGTGGACCGACCTCGGCACCGCCGAGGAGTGGCGCGGCTGGTGGGGCGAGAACCCGCCGTTCCACACCCCCGTCTTCGTGCTGACGCACCACCCGCGCCCGCCGCTGGAGATGGAGGGCGGGACGACCTTCCACTTCGTCGACGCCACCCCGGCCGAGGCGCTGAAGCTCGCCCAGGAGGCCGCCGGCGACCTCGACGTCCGCATCGGCGGCGGCGCGAGCATGCTCCGCGACTTCCTCGCCGCCGACCTGGTCGACTGGATGCACCTGGTCCAGGTCCCGATCCTGCTCGGCCGCGGTCAGCGCCTCTGGGACGGCCTCGAGGGCCTGGAGGACCGCTTCGACATCGAGGCCACGCCCTCCCCCAGCGGCGTCACCCATCTCGTCCTCACCCGCCGCTGA